CGCGAAAGACAAGCCAGGCAAGCGCGACGGTCCACAGCGGTGTGGTATAGGCCAGCAGCACCGAATGGCTGGTATCGGTTCGGGTCATGGCAATCATGCCCAAGCCCGTGAAGGTCATCATCTGCAGCAGGCCGGTGCTGAGAACGATGGGCATGTCGCCGCGTTCCGGCAGAGTGACTCCGCCGCGCAGCGCCAGAAATGCGAACAGGCAGACGGCGGCCGACCCGAAGCGGAAGGTTGCAAGCCATAAGGGCGGCACTGCGGTCAGCGCCATCTGCGTCGCAGGCCAGCTGAAACCCCACAGCAGCACCATCAGCGACAACCACAACCGGCTGTTTCCGATCCGGCAAGGGTGCGAGGTGGCGGCGGGGGCAGCGCAGGACATGGACGGCCTCGATAGATGGGAGATGAGGCCATTGTGACACCGATGCGACGGGCAATCCGACCTATTCAGACCCAAGCTGAGGATGTAACAGGAAAACTCTACCTAGGTCTTAGCTGTTGGAGGATAAAATGACCCCAGAAAAACCCGAACTGGACACGGCCAGTTTGCGAATCCTTGATGCGCTGCAGCAGGATGCCGAACTCAGCAACGCCGAACTGGCCGAACGCGTAAACCTGTCGGCTTCGCCCTGCTGGCGGCGCGTGGCCGACATGCGTGAGCGCGGGGTGATCCGCGGCTCGGTCGCCTTGGTCGATCCAGTCAAGCTGGGCCTGCTGGTCAACGTGTTTGTCCATGTCACGCTGGCACGTCAGGACAAGGCCTCGCTCGGGACGTTCACCGACGCCATCAAGGACCGACCCGAGGTGATGGAATGCTACCTGATGACCGGTTCCGAAGATTTCATGCTGCGCGTGGTAGTCGAGGATCTGCTGCGCTATCAGGATCTGGTGATGAACGTCCTGACCCAGATCCCGGGCGTGGCCAACATCCGGTCAAGCTTCGCCCTGGATCAGGTGAAATACACCACGGCCCTGCCGACCGGGCATCTGCACAAGGGCTGAGGGTCAGGCCGTATCGCGTGGATCGTGTCCAACCGGCTTGCCGTAAAGGCCGATGTTTTCGTCGCCCCAAGTCTTCAGGGCACGCAGGATCGGCTCCATTGTGCGCCCCAGATCAGACAAGGAATATTCTACCTTGGGCGGCACCTGGGCGTAAACCTTGCGGGTGATCAGCCCGTCCTCCTCCATCTCGCGCAACTGGTTGGTCAGCATGCGCGGCGTGCAGTTCTGCATGTGGCGGCGGATCTCGTTAAAGCGCAGTGTGCCGGACAGCAGGTGCCACAGGATGATCGACTTCCACTTGCCGTCGATCAGCCCGATTGCCGCCTCGACCGAACAGCCGGGCGTGCAGTCGAAGCGGGAATGGCGGGCCTTGGCCATGACAGTATCCTTTTCGACACTATGTGCAGTGTTTGTGCGTATTGTCGCAATCCAAAATAAGGCCAGTTTCGCCTTGACGCAAACGAAACAGTGGAGCGATCTCATGAAGGCCATCGGCTATAAGACCCCCGGACCCATCGACC
Above is a genomic segment from Paracoccus aestuarii containing:
- a CDS encoding Lrp/AsnC family transcriptional regulator, which produces MTPEKPELDTASLRILDALQQDAELSNAELAERVNLSASPCWRRVADMRERGVIRGSVALVDPVKLGLLVNVFVHVTLARQDKASLGTFTDAIKDRPEVMECYLMTGSEDFMLRVVVEDLLRYQDLVMNVLTQIPGVANIRSSFALDQVKYTTALPTGHLHKG
- a CDS encoding winged helix-turn-helix transcriptional regulator — encoded protein: MAKARHSRFDCTPGCSVEAAIGLIDGKWKSIILWHLLSGTLRFNEIRRHMQNCTPRMLTNQLREMEEDGLITRKVYAQVPPKVEYSLSDLGRTMEPILRALKTWGDENIGLYGKPVGHDPRDTA